A window of Clostridioides sp. ES-S-0010-02 genomic DNA:
AACTCAAAGACTTGTGTAACTCCAGAAATTATAGCAATAGGAGGATTAGATTTTATATTTACTGGGAAAGCATCCCACGCAGGAGCTAAGCCATATAATGGAATAAATGCTTTGGATGCAGTAGTGTTATTATATAATAATGTAAATGCATTGAGACAACAATTGGTAGATGGAACTAGAATACATGGTATCATACTAGAAGCAGGAACTGCTGCAAATGTAATACCTGACATGGGGAAAGTAAGACTAGAAATACGAGCAAAAGAGCAAGACTACTTTGACGAGGTGGTTGAAAAAGTAAAAAATTGTGCTAGAGGAGCTGCAATAGCTACTGGCTGTGAACTTGAATTTTACCATTTTGAGCCAACTTGCCAAGGCTTAAATGCAAACAAGGTTTTAACAGGTATCTTTACAAACATTATGGAGGAATTTGGTATATATGATGACGATGAGCAGGTATTATTAGGTTCGACAGATATGGGAAATCTTAGTCAAATTATGCCATGTATACATCCTTTGATAAAATTCTCTGAAAATGGTGAAGAACTACATACAAAAGAATTTTTAGAAGCAGCTATAAAGCCATATGCAAAAGATAGAGTAATTGATGGAATAAAAGTATTAGCTTTGACAGGATTACGTTTATTTGAAGAACCAGAATTACTAAAAAAAATGAAAGAAGAGTAAATTCTAACAAAGGGGATTAGGCTATGACTAATAAGAGTAAAATCAAAAAGAAAAAATTAGCATTCCCGGATGCATATGTTTTGATGATAGGTTTAATTATATTTGCAGCCATAATGACCTACATTGTTCCTTCTGGAACATATAATAGAGTTGAAGATTTAAATACTGGAAATATGATTGTGCAAGCTGGAAGTTTTACATATGGAGAACAACATCCTGTCAGTATAATGGATGTATTCAGAGCTATACCAAGCGGGCTTGGAAAAAATTCTGTAACAGTTTTTTTTGTACTTATTATTGGAGGTGCATTTGGTATAGTAAATTCTACTGGCTCACTAGATGCCCTAATTGGTGGAGTTATCTCCAAAAGTAAAGGAAGTAAAAAAGGTGAGATTATAATTACATGTCTAGTATTGACTTTTGGACTAGCTGGTGGAGTTGTAGGAATGTATGAAGAATGTATTGCATTCTTACCTATATTGATGACCTTATGTATTGCTTTGGGATATGATGCATTAGTTGCTTCAGGAATTTTATTGTTAGGGCTTGCATCAGGTTATGGTTCAGCTACTATTAATCCTTTTACAGTAGGATTAGCACAAGGTATTTCAGGTTTACCACTTTTTTCAGGTATGTGGTTTAGATGGATATTTTGGATTTGTACAATGATTTTACTTTCTACATATATAATTTTTTATTGTAAAAAGATAAAAAAAGACCCAAGTAAAAGTTTGGTGTCAGACATTGATTATAGTCACTGGCAAATTGATGAGTCTTCTGTCGGGGATAAGTTATCTTCTGGAAATATTAGAGTATTAGTTACATTCTTTGGAGGAATACTGGTTCTGATGATACTGATTGTAAAATTTTCTTTAGGAATGTCGGATTTATCAGCTTATTTCTTTGCTCTAGGAATTTTATGTGGAATAGTCTATGGTATGAATCCAAATAAAATTGCCTCTGGATTTGTAAAAGGGATGCAAGAGATGGTATATCCAGCTATTTTGATAGGATTTGCATCTAGTATAGTAGTTATATTAGAACAAGGAGTAATTTTAGATTCAATAGTTCATGGATTGTCATTAGTGTTAAATTATGTTCCTAGGATTTTTAGTGGAGGAGCAATGATGATTATGCAATCTGTAATCAATTTCTTTATACCTTCAGGTACAGGTCAAGCTATGGTAACTATGCCACTTATGGCTCCACTTGCAGATGTTATTGGAATACCTAGACAAGTTGCAGTTTTAGCTTACCAAATGGGTGATGGATTTGCAAATGGAATAGTACCAACGCTAGGCGTTCTTATGGCTGGAATATCTATTGCTCATATCCCTTATACAAGATGGTTTAAATTTGCATCAAAGATAATACTTATGGAATTAGCTTTAGGATTTATATTTTTGATGATTGCAGTACAGATTAATTTAGGTCCTTTTTAAAGTGTTAAAAAATACATTTATATAATTTTAAAATAAAATATATTGGGATTGAACATATTAAATTATAAAATTTATAATATAATAAATTACATTTAAGTATAGTCTCTAAAATAAAAGGTGAACTTTATATAGTTCACCTTTTTGATTTACTTTTTTAATTTATAAAAAAAGTTTTTAAAAAGACTTGACCTGAAGTTAACTTAAGGTTGTATATTAAAAAAAGATAATTATAAGGAGTGTGATGCTTATGACAATTAAAGAAGCCTCAAAACGTACTGGAATATCAGTCGATAATTTGCGTTATTATGAAAGGATTGGTTTGATTCCACCTATTCCTAAAAATAAATCTGGAATTCGTGATTATGATGAACGCGCTATTCATTGGATTGAGTTTGTGATGAAGTTTAAAAAAGCAGGTGCTTCTTTAGAAGCTATTATTGAATATGTACGACTTGCATGCTCTGATGATGATACAAAGGAAGTACGTAGAGAAATATTGGTGGAAGTAAAGGAAGATTTGACTACACAGATTAGTAAACTTCAAGAATGTTTAGATGTTGTTGAGTATAAAATTGAAAATTACTATAACCTGTGTGACCCTGTAACACAAAAAATGGTTAAGGAGTGGAAAGAAAAGCATGAATATAAAAAATAATGCTTGACCTTAAGTTGAGTTAAGGGAATACAATATAAAAAATAAAATAAAAGAGGTAATTATATATGAAAAAAGATTTAGGTTCTGTAATAGGATTATATCCTACACCATTAGTAGTAGTTGGAGTAGTAATTAATGAAAGACCTAACTGGATGTTAGTAGGACATTTAGGTATTATTGGACATGACCATATTATGGTAAGTTTAGCAAAATCACATTATACGAATAAAGGAATTAAAGAAAGCAAAGTGCTTTCTGTAAATATTGTAGATGAGTATATGTTGTCAAAAGCAGATTATGTTGGTTGTGTAAGTGGAAGTAAAATTGATAAATCAAAAGTATTTGAATACGAAATAGGTGATGAAGGTGCACCACTAATAAAAGAATCAAAACTAAACATGGAATGTTATGTGGATGATATTTATGAAACAAATGGATTTGAAAATTTTATCTTAAAAATAAGTCATACATATGCAGCCGAAGAAATTTTAAATGAAGAAAGCAAAATCGATTATGATAAATTAAAACCAATTTTATTTGAAATGCCTGGATATACATATTTAAAAACAGGAAATACATTTGCTAAATGTATGACACTTAGAAAGAATGAAGGGGAATGATTATAATGCACTAGTAAAACAAGCCCAACAAGAAATACAAAAAGGTATT
This region includes:
- a CDS encoding flavin reductase family protein, translated to MKKDLGSVIGLYPTPLVVVGVVINERPNWMLVGHLGIIGHDHIMVSLAKSHYTNKGIKESKVLSVNIVDEYMLSKADYVGCVSGSKIDKSKVFEYEIGDEGAPLIKESKLNMECYVDDIYETNGFENFILKISHTYAAEEILNEESKIDYDKLKPILFEMPGYTYLKTGNTFAKCMTLRKNEGE
- a CDS encoding MerR family transcriptional regulator; the encoded protein is MTIKEASKRTGISVDNLRYYERIGLIPPIPKNKSGIRDYDERAIHWIEFVMKFKKAGASLEAIIEYVRLACSDDDTKEVRREILVEVKEDLTTQISKLQECLDVVEYKIENYYNLCDPVTQKMVKEWKEKHEYKK
- a CDS encoding YfcC family protein; this encodes MTNKSKIKKKKLAFPDAYVLMIGLIIFAAIMTYIVPSGTYNRVEDLNTGNMIVQAGSFTYGEQHPVSIMDVFRAIPSGLGKNSVTVFFVLIIGGAFGIVNSTGSLDALIGGVISKSKGSKKGEIIITCLVLTFGLAGGVVGMYEECIAFLPILMTLCIALGYDALVASGILLLGLASGYGSATINPFTVGLAQGISGLPLFSGMWFRWIFWICTMILLSTYIIFYCKKIKKDPSKSLVSDIDYSHWQIDESSVGDKLSSGNIRVLVTFFGGILVLMILIVKFSLGMSDLSAYFFALGILCGIVYGMNPNKIASGFVKGMQEMVYPAILIGFASSIVVILEQGVILDSIVHGLSLVLNYVPRIFSGGAMMIMQSVINFFIPSGTGQAMVTMPLMAPLADVIGIPRQVAVLAYQMGDGFANGIVPTLGVLMAGISIAHIPYTRWFKFASKIILMELALGFIFLMIAVQINLGPF
- a CDS encoding M20 family metallopeptidase gives rise to the protein MKEKIIQVADLKKEKILELCQSLYDEPEIALQEYKSAKKISKFLIEEGFEVEENLAGMATAFKATKKNGDGPRIAFIAEYDALPGNGHACGHHLIASMGVGAGITLASILDTYKGEVSIIGTPAEETGDGKPYLIEHGVFDGYDAAMMIHPNSKTCVTPEIIAIGGLDFIFTGKASHAGAKPYNGINALDAVVLLYNNVNALRQQLVDGTRIHGIILEAGTAANVIPDMGKVRLEIRAKEQDYFDEVVEKVKNCARGAAIATGCELEFYHFEPTCQGLNANKVLTGIFTNIMEEFGIYDDDEQVLLGSTDMGNLSQIMPCIHPLIKFSENGEELHTKEFLEAAIKPYAKDRVIDGIKVLALTGLRLFEEPELLKKMKEE